In Dendropsophus ebraccatus isolate aDenEbr1 chromosome 14, aDenEbr1.pat, whole genome shotgun sequence, the following proteins share a genomic window:
- the WIPF2 gene encoding WAS/WASL-interacting protein family member 2, which yields MPIPPPPPPPPPGAPPPPTFSQANTEPPKLSRDEQRGRGALLNDICKGARLKKTTAVNDRSAPVLEKPKGSGGGGGGGPGFGSSGGGALQPMGGLFQGGVPRLRPAGARDTSESPSGRSPLQGSSARSAAPRPPVSGGRPQDDSDSSRNRSSPPEVGRAHRPSLPDLTHPPSTTSPGMKHSSSAPPPPPPGRRHASAAPSPAQNAKPYSRDKPLPPTPGHRAPAAPPVKPPPSPVNMRTPNSQGQPPPPPPYRNPPPSVNGPPSPINEPPPDLPQRHNSLHRKQNSRGLAPPPPPSANLSPGGNRPPPPARDPPSRGAAPPPPPPVVRNGGRDAPPPPPPPYRMHGTGDTTQNRAKPPPPPSRTPQGPPPPPPPVRNGHRDSISVGRSFADDFESKYSFHSVDEFPAPEDYRPFQKVYPSKTFRGTRGAPPLPPIPR from the exons ATGCCCATTCCCCCGCCCCCACCGCCACCTCCACCAGgagctccaccaccaccaacctTCTCCCAG GCGAACACTGAGCCCCCCAAGCTGAGCCGTGATGAGCAGAGAGGACGAGGGGCTCTCCTCAATGACATCTGTAAGGGAGCTAGACTGAAGAAGACCACCGCAGTGAATGACCGCAGCGCCCCAGTCTTGGAAA AACCTAAAGGTTCAGGTGGTGGTGGAGGCGGTGGTCCTGGGTTTGGCTCATCTGGCGGAGGAGCATTGCAGCCGATGGGAGGGCTCTTTCAGGGGGGCGTTCCTAGACTGCGGCCAGCCGGGGCCAGAGATACCTCAG AAAGCCCGTCTGGTCGGTCCCCTCTTCAGGGTTCGTCGGCAAGATCAGCTGCTCCCCGTCCTCCGGTGTCTGGTGGGAGACCCCAGGATGATTCCGACAGCAGCAGAAACCGTTCTTCCCCTCCAGAAGTTGGACGAGCTCACAGGCCATCGTTGCCCGATCTTACTCACCCACCTAGTACCACTAGTCCCGGAATGAAGCACAGTTCCTCTgcccctccaccacctcctcctgggCGACGCCATGCTAGTGCAGcaccttctcctgctcagaatGCCAAACCCTACAGTAGGGATAAACCCTTACCGCCAACTCCAGGGCATCGggcccctgctgctcctccagtcaagcctcctccctctcctgtcaaTATGCGAACCCCTAATTCTCAGGGACAGCCTCCTCCACCGCCACCTTACAGAAACCCCCCTCCTTCTGTGAATGGACCACCTAGCCCTATAAATGAGCCGCCTCCTGATCTACCACAGCGACACAACTCTCTCCATCGTAAGCAGAATTCACGAGGACtggcacctcctcctccaccttcagCAAATCTATCTCCTGGTGGTAACAGACCACCACCCCCGGCAAGAGACCCTCCATCTAGGGGAGCAG ctccacccccaccacctccagtAGTACGTAATGGGGGCCGGGATGCCCCTCCACCACCTCCCCCTCCTTACCGAATGCATGGCACAGGTGATACAACGCAGAATCGGGCTAAGCCACCCCCACCTCCCTCTCGAACTCCTCAAGGACCTCCACCACCCCCGCCCCCTGTTAGGAATGGACACAGAGACTCTATCTCTGTTGGGAGATCATTTGCAG aTGACTTTGAATCAAAATATTCCTTCCATTCGGTGGATGAATTTCCTGCTCCCGAGGACTACAGACCCTTCCAAAAAGTTTATCCCAGTAAAACATTTAGAG GAACCCGTGGAGCCCCTCCTCTGCCGCCCATTCCGAGGTGA
- the CDC6 gene encoding cell division control protein 6 homolog: MPSTRSQSQSSIQFPKTKTAKTQAKGALRLRAKSEVIAPVPLSPAKELPLSPRKRLGDDNLCNIPQSLRCSPPKQSRNENTPFSPAKGRRLIFDENQAAATPLSPVKKREDAIVLSPQKRGQETPTSSSQRVPHERKSVGTRLFKQEASCYQQAKCALNTAVPERLLAREKETSTILSFLKGHVSSEKPGSLYISGAPGTGKTACLNKIMQENKEVLEDCKTVYINCMSLRSSQAIFPAIAEEISGNGKSSLTGKDVVRQLEKLVTSKGPMILLVLDEMDQLDSKGHDVLYTVFEWPWLANSRIVLIGIANALDLTDRILPRLQARPGCKPQLLNFSPYTKDQIATILQDRLTQVSGDPVLDNAAIQFCARKVSAVSGDARKALDICRRAVEIVESDVRSQTVLKPRSECASPAKEATAPVPKKVSLPHISRVISDVYGDKMSAGSGGEETFPLQQKLVVCSLLLLTQNSKIKEVTMGKLYDTYSKVCRKQQMAMVGQSECLSLCQLLETRGILGLKKAKEARLTKVCLKIEERDIEHAFKDKVLIGNVLHAGI, encoded by the exons ATGCCGAGCACACGATCCCAGTCTCAGAGCTCCATTCAGTTCCCTAAGACAAAGACTGCTAAGACTCAAGCTAAAGGAGCACTGCGGCTCCGCGCCAAATCAGAAGTTATAGCCCCTGTGCCGCTGTCGCCTGCCAAGGAGTTGCCCCTCAGCCCACGGAAGAGGCTTG GTGACGATAATCTTTGTAACATCCCTCAATCTCTTCGATGCTCCCCACCCAAACAAAGCCGCAACGAGAATACCCCCTTCAGTCCGGCCAAAGGGAGGCGCCTCATTTTTGATGAGAACCAGGCCGCAGCTACACCTTTGTCCCCTGTCAAGAAACGAGAAGACGCCATTGTGTTATCTCCCCAGAAAAGAGGTCAGGAAACCCCAACCAGCTCATCCCAACGTGTGCCGCATGAGAGGAAGAGCGTGGGTACCCGGCTGTTCAAACAGGAAG CGTCATGCTATCAGCAGGCCAAGTGTGCCCTCAACACGGCTGTGCCCGAGCGGCTGCTGGCACGCGAGAAGGAGACCTCAACCATCCTGTCTTTCTTGAAGGGCCATGTATCCTCAGAGAAGCCGGGCAGCCTCTACATCTCCGGAGCTCCAGGGACTGGCAAAACGGCCTGCTTAAACAAGATAATGCAGGAGAACAAG GAGGTTCTGGAGGACTGCAAGACTGTTTATATCAATTGTATGTCCCTCCGCAGCTCCCAGGCCATCTTCCCTGCTATAGCAGAAGAAATCTCTGGCAATGGGAAGTCTTCTCTTACTGGGAAGGATGTGGTCAGACAGCTGGAAAAGCTGGTCACATCCAAAGGACCTATGAT CCTTCTGGTGTTGGATGAGATGGATCAACTAGACAGCAAGGGACACGATGTGTTATATACGGTGTTTGAATGGCCCTGGCTAGCTAATTCTAGAATTGTACTTATTG GGATTGCAAACGCTTTGGATTTGACCGACCGCATTCTGCCTAGACTGCAGGCGCGACCTGGGTGCAAGCCGCAACTGCTGAATTTCTCTCCTTATACCAAAGACCAGATAGCCACAATCCTACAAGACAGACTCACACAG GTCTCCGGTGACCCAGTTCTGGATAATGCTGCTATTCAGTTTTGCGCCAGAAAAGTATCTGCAGTTTCTGGAGACGCTCGGAAAGCTTTAGACATCTGCAG AAGAGCTGTAGAAATTGTGGAGTCGGATGTTAGGAGCCAGACTGTCCTGAAGCCCCGATCTGAAT GCGCTTCACCAGCTAAAGAAGCAACGGCACCTGTGCCGAAAAAAGTCAGCCTGCCGCACATCTCCCGGGTCATCTCTGATGTGTACGGAGACAAGATGTCAGCAGGCAGCGGAGGGGAGGAGACTTTCCCTCTACAGCAGAAGCTTGTGGTGTGTTCCTTATTGTTGCTCACGCAAAACAGCAAAATAAAGGAGGTGACCATGGGAAAG CTTTATGACACTTACAGCAAGGTATGCCGAAAACAGCAGATGGCCATGGTTGGCCAGTCGGAATGCCTGTCCCTGTGCCAGCTTCTGGAGACACGAGGCATTTTGGGTCTTAAGAAAGCTAAGGAAGCCCGCCTTACAAAG gtGTGTCTAAAGATTGAGGAGCGCGACATAGAGCATGCCTTCAAGGACAAGGTTTTAATCGGCAACGTCTTACACGCCGGCATTTAA